A window from Musa acuminata AAA Group cultivar baxijiao chromosome BXJ3-10, Cavendish_Baxijiao_AAA, whole genome shotgun sequence encodes these proteins:
- the LOC103968342 gene encoding protein ROS1A isoform X3 produces MGARDACPGAAIAFKHCAPPQTLDSCLHSTMQPDLQSQAMIENPVSGMTIDLSGSIMVLKGRKRDNNVVQDVPIWDYREFIHTIGGFSQLSESHRMSDHDLFLPTRSKKKRTGNNPDGFTSDTSEGESRHVSTWRANHRVVNNTPMALEEQQTLEHILAFDKIEKQRSDVKVQSHELDSVCSIIDAICTTPLKQSDCSHTGIYQVSSPMKPHRGNDCQKDEIFKTENSKDAHVISTSNEIKPKRHTKKEEATVANTQSLSTDQVGLQGQKIASCNFDYSLVQKIPDFRVLIPGDCNENISHTNISYQCQNGSSFHNSVAYNLMSGALEPFGDPLDDIIEKLRHITLDEIHEDTREKAKNAIVPYDGGGVIVPYKGEFELAKKRRPRPKVDLDAETFRVWNLLMGTGGNDSVVENDSEKEKHWEEERNVFHGRVDSFIARMHLVQGDRRFSKWKGSVVDSVVGVFLTQNVSDHLSSSAFMALAARFPSKLSRNNAKPHEEKRRTCTEVQEGCTASLKYSSKLQDHMLSKESCCVNSHVIMGENESSNSNESFGYNTRGDSADCSRKCVDMHEAVVGCKSPNNSLDITVAMMRSKGLTKAEDRWALNDVASLRNYIITSKNPSENQVLTTDQIELNSLSNFQVEDIMTGSMPNCVGSSSSFTKLLQMAEKILPENFQDGICQCTDNVSEKKTSLLDPSCNLGMSTSPAMPYCFNKSSRSELVDMGSATVASHECRLNYSLMINANGDKIFDSTGDSSAVTTAEVIVQQKLAFIPRNKLEDDSASISKCLLQPVTSSEAEACTRKQFFCHSDFQKQEKEASISNSITQTYTHVKNQDTIEIQQRENAKFQTECTGIIQAQMQNFGTQQNIQNFYSKQRNQLEVSDEVKTILEDEACNLQIVSDETTKVELKEKKIKDNTERKGAYDWDILRKNIHQNGTRKERTRDTLDSLDWEAVRCAEVNEISETIRERGMNNKLAARIKDFLNRLVKDHGSIDLEWLKEIEPDQAKDYLLSIRGLGLKSVECVRLLTLQHLAFPVDTNVGRICVRLGWVPLQPLPESLQLHLLELYPMLETIQKYLWPRLCKLDQRTLYELHYQMITFGKVFCTKSKPNCNACPMRAECKHFASAFASARLALPGPEEKNLVISTMPLASEINCTTDLQMLQLPQFEVNRNPKEINCYSSCEPVVEEPSTPEAEEITTEESAIEDIIYENPDEIPEIKLNFEEFTQNLQCYMQGQYLKANGGDISKALMVRNPEAASIPMPKLKNVSRLRTEHHVYELPDSHPLLEGLDQREPDDPSSYLLAIWSPGETAQSTEPPEAFCNSQEMGKLCDRKTCFACNSIREAEAQTVRGTILIPCRTAMRGSFPLNGTYFQVNEVFADHDTSCNPIDVPREWIWNLPRRTVYFGTSVPTIFKGLTTQEIQQCFWRGFVCVRGFDQRTRAPKPLYVRFHFPASKAPRNKKIAAAEARKE; encoded by the exons ATGGGAGCAAGAGATGCTTGTCCAGGAGCAGCCATAGCATTCAAGCATTGTGCGCCACCTCAAACTCTTGATTCATGTCTTCATTCCACCATGCAGCCTGATCTGCAATCTCAAGCAATGATAGAGAACCCAGTGAGTGGAATGACAATTGATCTCAGTGGCTCAATTATGGTACTAAAAGGGAGAAAAAGAGATAATAATGTTGTCCAAGATGTGCCAATTTGGGATTACAGAGAATTCATTCATACCATTGGTGGGTTCAGCCAACTAAGTGAAAGCCATAGAATGAGCGACCATGACCTATTCTTACCTACAAGGTCCAAGAAGAAGAGAACAGGAAACAATCCGGATGGGTTTACATCAGATACTTCAGAAGGGGAGTCCAGGCACGTCAGCACTTGGAGAGCAAACCATAGAGTGGTGAATAATACTCCAATGGCCCTTGAGGAACAGCAAACTTTGGAACATATATTAGCATTTGATAAAATAGAAAAACAGAGATCAGATGTAAAAGTTCAGAGCCATGAATTAGACTCTGTATGTTCCATTATTGATGCCATCTGTACAACTCCTCTGAAGCAATCTGATTGCAGTCATACAGGCATTTACCAAGTATCGAGTCCAATGAAGCCACATAGAGGAAATGATTGTCAGAAAGATGAGATTTTTAAGACTGAAAATTCCAAGGATGCCCATGTTATAAGCACCAGCAATGAGATAAAACCAAAAAGGCACACAAAGAAGGAAGAAGCTACGGTGGCCAATACCCAGTCCTTGAGTACTGACCAAGTAGGTCTGCAAGGACAAAAGATAGCTTCATGTAATTTTGACTATTCTCTAGTACAGAAGATTCCTGATTTTAGAGTATTAATTCCAGGAGATTGCAATGAGAATATTTCTCATACCAATATTAGTTATCAATGTCAAAATGGCAGCAGTTTTCATAATTCAGTTGCTTACAACTTAATGTCAGGAGCATTAGAACCATTTGGAGATCCTCTGGATGATATAATTGAAAAGCTTAGACATATAACTTTAGATGAGATCCACGAGGATACAAGGGAAAAAGCTAAAAATGCTATTGTTCCTTATGATGGAGGTGGTGTAATAGTTCCATATAAGGGAGAATTTGAGCTTGCCAAGAAACGACGCCCTCGCCCCAAGGTTGATCTGGATGCAGAAACATTTAGAGTATGGAATCTTTTGATGGGAACAGGAGGTAATGATAGCGTGGTGGAAAATGATAGTGAAAAGGAGAAGCATTGGGAAGAAGAAAGGAATGTTTTCCATGGACGTGTAGATTCATTCATTGCTCGGATGCATCTAGTCCAAG GAGATAGGCGTTTTTCCAAGTGGAAAGGATCGGTTGTTGACTCAGTTGTTGGTGTTTTtcttacacaaaatgtttcagaTCATCTCTCAAG CTCTGCCTTCATGGCACTTGCTGCAAGATTTCCTTCAAAATTGAGTAGAAACAATGCAAAACCTCATGAGGAAAAGAGACGCACATGTACGGAAGTTCAAGAAGGGTGCACTGCATCCCTCAAATACTCCAGCAAATTGCAAGATCATATGTTGAGCAAAGAGTCATGTTGCGTAAATTCTCACGTGataatgggagaaaatgaaagctCTAACAGTAATGAATCATTTGGTTACAACACTAGAGGTGACAGTGCTGACTGTTCCAGAAAATGTGTTGACATGCATGAAGCAGTAGTTGGTTGTAAATCACCTAATAACAGCTTAGATATCACAGTTGCAATGATGAGAAGTAAAGGCTTAACAAAAGCTGAAGATAGATGGGCATTGAATGATGTGGCTTCATTAAGAAACTATATCATTACATCTAAAAACCCCTCAGAAAACCAAGTTCTGACAACTGACCAGATTGAATTAAACTCGCTTTCAAACTTCCAAGTAGAAGATATAATGACTGGAAGTATGCCCAACTGTGTAGGTTCTTCGAGTTCATTCACAAAGCTTTTGCAGATGGCAGAGAAAATTCTACCAGAAaattttcaagatggaatttgccAATGTACAGATAATGTTTCAGAAAAGAAAACATCACTCTTAGATCCATCATGCAACCTAGGCATGTCAACTTCTCCTGCTATGCCTTATTGTTTCAACAAATCCTCAAGATCTGAATTGGTGGATATGGGGAGTGCAACTGTAGCAAGTCATGAATGCAGATTAAATTATTCTTTGATGATAAATGCAAATGGAGACAAAATATTTGATTCTACAGGTGATTCTTCAGCAGTCACAACAGCTGAAGTTATTGTTCAGCAGAAGTTGGCATTCATTCCCAGAAATAAACTTGAAGATGATTCTGCATCAATAAGCAAGTGTCTTTTGCAGCCAGTTACTAGCTCAGAAGCAGAAGCATGCACTAGAAAGCAATTTTTTTGTCATAGTGACTTTCAGAAACAGGAAAAAGAGGCCTCAATAAGCAACTCCATTACACAGACGTACACACATGTAAAAAATCAGGATACAATCGAAATACAGCAAAGAGAAAATGCAAAGTTCCAGACTGAATGCACTGGTATAATTCAAGCTCAAATGCAGAATTTTGGTACTCAGCAAAATATTCAGAACTTTTATAGCAAACAAAGAAATCAATTGGAAGTATCTGATGAAGTCAAAACAATTTTAGAGGATGAGGCATGCAATTTGCAGATAGTTTCAGATGAAACAACAAAAGTTGAattgaaagagaaaaaaataaaagataatactGAAAGAAAGGGAGCCTATGACTGGGACATCCTGAGAAAAAACATTCATCAAAATGGCACCAGAAAAGAGAGAACTAGGGATACATTGGACTCACTTGATTGGGAAGCAGTAAGGTGTGCAGAGGTAAATGAGATATCTGAAACCATTAGAGAGCGAGGAATGAACAACAAGCTAGCAGCGCGGATCAAG GATTTTCTCAATAGACTGGTGAAAGATCATGGTAGCATTGACCTTGAATGGTTAAAGGAAATTGAACCGGACCAAGCAAA GGACTACCTCCTGAGCATACGAGGACTGGGACTTAAAAGTGTTGAATGTGTGCGCCTTTTAACTCTCCAGCATCTGGCCTTCCCA GTTGACACAAATGTTGGCCGAATATGTGTGAGACTGGGATGGGTTCCACTACAACCCTTGCCTGAGTCCCTACAGTTGCATTTATTAGAGCT ATATCCCATGTTGGAGACCATTCAGAAGTACCTTTGGCCTCGCCTATGTAAGCTTGACCAGCGAACTTT GTATGAGCTACACTATCAAATGATTACATTCGGAAAG GTTTTTTGTACAAAAAGCAAGCCAAACTGCAACGCTTGTCCAATGAGGGCAGAGTGCAAACATTTTGCAAGTGCATTTGCCAG CGCAAGATTAGCACTTCCAGGACCAGAGGAGAAAAATTTAGTGATTTCAACGATGCCTCTTGCCTCAGAAATCAATTGTACAACAGATTTGCAAATGCTGCAGCTACCTCAATTTGAGGTCAATAGAAACCCAAAGGAAATAAATTGCTACAGTAGTTGTGAGCCTGTTGTTGAAGAACCATCAACGCCTGAAGCTGAAGAAATAACAACAGAAGAAAGTGCAATTGAAGATATCATTTATGAAAATCCTGATGAAATTCCTGAAATTAAGCTAAATTTTGAAGAGTTCACACAAAACCTACAGTGTTACATGCAAGGACAATATTTGAAAGCTAATGGTGGTGATATATCAAAAGCTTTAATGGTAAGAAATCCAGAAGCCGCTTCTATTCCGATGCCAAAGCTCAAGAATGTCAGCCGCCTACGAACAGAGCACCATGT ATATGAACTTCCAGATTCACACCCTTTGTTGGAAGGA TTGGATCAAAGAGAACCTGACGATCCATCATCGTATCTCCTGGCTATATGGAGCCCAG GTGAGACGGCACAATCAACTGAACCACCAGAGGCATTCTGCAACTCCCAAGAAATGGGCAAGTTATGTGACAGGAAAACTTGTTTTGCTTGCAATAGCATACGAGAAGCAGAGGCACAAACAGTTAGGGGGACTATTTTG ATTCCATGTCGAACAGCAATGAGAGGAAGCTTTCCACTTAACGGCACCTATTTTCAAGTTAACGAG GTATTTGCTGATCATGATACCAGTTGTAACCCAATTGATGTTCCTAGGGAGTGGATATGGAACTTGCCAAGGAGGACAGTTTATTTTGGCACCTCAGTACCAACGATATTTAAGG GTCTAACAACTCAAGAAATACAACAATGCTTTTGGAGAG GATTTGTGTGTGTGAGAGGATTTGATCAAAGAACAAGAGCACCAAAGCCCCTCTATGTAAGATTCCACTTCCCAGCGAGTAAAGCACCCAGGAACAAGAAGATTGCTGCAGCAGAAGCAAGAAAAGAGTAG